A segment of the Candidatus Zixiibacteriota bacterium genome:
GGTGAAAATGAAGCCAGGAAGATGGGCCTGTCCTTTGTGAAATTAGATGGGAATATCGGATGTGTGGTCAACGGAGCGGGTCTGGCTATGGCAACTATGGACCTGGTGAAACATTTCGGAGCTGAGCCGGCAAATTTCTTAGATATCGGAGGAAGCTCCAATCCGGAAAAAGTGATGACTGCGATGAGGATTATCACCAGAGACCAGAACGTAAAAGCCATTCTGTTCAACATCTTCGGCGGGATAACCAGATGTGATGACGTGGCAACCGGGATTGTAGCCGCCCTGAAGGAGTTTAAACCGAAAGTACCGATTGTCGTCCGGCTGACTGGCACGAATGAGGATAAGGCAAGGGAGATACTGAAACAGGTAGGTCTTTCTGCAACATCCTCTATGGAAGAGGTAGTTAAAAAAGCGATTGAGCTGAGCAATGTTACACAATTGCAGATGTTTGAAGGGTGCGATGCGCCGACGGAGAAATGAATTTGTAGGGGCGTGTTCTAACTGACTTTAGTCAGGTAGGCACCCACGCCACTAAAGTGGCTGGGAACTCACTGAGAAATAAAGTCGCGTAGCGGTCCGCCTGAGGCGGATTAGACCTCCGCTGAGCCCTAAAGGCTCAGCTACGCGATTATGAAATAATCATAGAGACGCATGCGATGCGTCTTTACAAATAAACGTAGCGCGACCCTTTTCCTATTAACGGATCCGTAGGACAGGGTCGCAAAAAACTAAAATCAATATGGAACGCATCCAAATGGATGCACTCCAGGTTGAGGGAGGATCAATTGAGCATATTAGTGGACAAAAATACCAGGCTGGTGGTTCAGGGGATTACTGGTAGGGATGGGGCTTTTCATACCAAGCAGATGTTAGATTACGGAACGAAAGTCGTTGCCGGGGTGACTCCGGGCAAAGCAGGGGAAAAGGTAGAAGGTGTGCCGGTTTTCAATTCAGTAAAAGAAGCTGTTGAGAAAACAAAAGCGAATACCTCGGTGATTTACGTTCCCTCAAAATTCGCAGTGGATGCTATCTATGAGGCGGCTAATGCTGGAATTAAATTAGTGATCTGCATAGCTGAAGGGATACCTACAACTGAGATGCTGAAAGTGTATCATTATCTTAAAAATACTGATACCAGATTGGTAGGCCCGAATAGTCCAGGGGTGATTACTCCCGGAGTGGCGAAGGTGGGAATAATGCCGGGACAAATTCATAAAAAAGGGAGCATTGGAGTTGTATCGCGCAGTGGCACCTTGACTTATGAGGTGGCATATAATCTGACCTTAAATGGCCTGGGTCAATCAACAAGTTTAGGGATTGGAGGAGATCCGATTATCGGGACTAACTTCATAGACGTCTTAGAATTATTTCAGAAAGACCCGCAAACAGAAGGAATCGTTCTCATAGGCGAAATAGGTGGAACTGATGAGGAAAAGGCGGCAGCATATATAAAGAAGTATGTGACCAAGCCGGTTGTGGCTTTCATTGCCGGAAGAACAGCGCCTCCGGGCAAAAGGATGGGGCACGCAGGAGCTATTATTTCCGGCGGAAGCGGAACAGCAGCTGAGAAAGTGGCAGCATTCAATAAAGTCGGAATAAAGGTAGCGGAAAGCCCGGCAGAAATTGCGATATTGATGAAAAAGGAACTGGAAAAAAGGAAAAGTAAACCAAAAGTCAAAAAGGTTCTTGCAAAGAAAAAGAAAGCAGTCAAAAAGGTTAAAGGACAGAGAAGGAAAAGAAAGTAGAATCACTGACCCACGTTGAGGGCAACCCTACGGGCAAGCTGTGGGTCTACCATTTTGCGCTGGATGTTGGTCTCCTGACCAACGCCCGTGTCCTTCGTTGGTGAAAACACCAACGAAAAGCAAATAGGGGCGGGGAGTCCCCACCCCTACATTATCTCACTTCATACGTCTCACGTCTTACTTCATACCGTTTATGTCTTCTTTCATCTCCAGTCTTTGCTGTTCCGTTCTATTCTGTTCCGCTTCTGTTAGCTTTCTTTGCTCTTCTCTTTGCGCCAGTTCCGCTTGATACTGTTTCTCCAGCTTGGACCAAAGTTCAGGGTATAAATTGGGGTCATCTTTACCCACATCTGTCTCCCTCAGCCTCTCAGTTTCATATCCTTTCCTTTTGGCAATTACTCTATAAGAAAATGAGGCATTGCTTGTTCCACCCTGTAGCTCAAAAACATCAAAGCTGGTGCTGGAAGATTTCACATAAGTTCCCCTGCAATCGTCTTTGAGTTGAATGAAAACCTTCATGGGGTGGAGATTATTTATGGTCACTGTTTCTAAAAACAAAGGGTCAAGCTCAACGTGTCCTCTACCATTTATAAGTTGCCCTTCACCAAAATCCTCAAACCAAACCTCAGGGGATTCTATCACACTCATCAGTCGGTGACCTTTTGAAGTTTTAAGAACCGCATTTTTAGTTCCGGAAGCAGCAAAATCTCCTGCCGCATAAACCGCAGCACCTGAACCACCAGCTGCCTCAGAGGCATAGACCCCATAATGGGTTCCTGTGCCGACAGAAAATGTCCAGAAATATCCACCATATGCGTTACCGGTTGATGTATTCTGTGCCTGACCATAGTAACCATAAGCGGAGCTTGAAGAGGAACTTGAACCTCCTGCCCTGACCCCACTATGCTCTCCTGTTCCGTTACTAGTTGTGCCGAAAGACCCACCAACAGCCCAGCCTGTGGAAGTATTATCAGCTAATCCGTAGACACCATAAGCGGAGCTGTAGGAAGAATAACCTGCTCCATAAACCCCAAAATGGGATAATCCTGTCCCGGCAGAAGATGTGGAGAAATATCCACCACAAGCATCGAATGAAGCGTTGTCTGCATATCCCTTTATACCATACATAGGTGAGGCACTACTCCCTGAGGCTTTGCCTAAGAAGGCAGTGCCAGAAGAAATATAAACACTATCTGGTCCAGCAACATTTACATATTTCTCGCTTAAGGTAATGGCCTGCTCGTATAAATCAGTTGCCACACCAGAACGACCATAATCATTAGCAGGACTTAAAAAATCAGAAGCATCCAGTCCATCTAATTTATCTGAGTTCATCGAATAAGAAGATGTATCTGCTTTAACTGTTCTGTAAGAATAGCCTAAACTTGAGAGTCTCTGTCTTGGTGTCATCTCAGGATCTATTTGCACTTTTATCCCTAACCAAGTATAAAGAGAATTGAAGATACTATCAGGTATCGGGGTAATTGAACCTAAGATCACATTAAAAAGCCCTTTGCTTACTATTACTTCTTGTGTCTCAGTCCACTTTGGTATACCCCCGATGGAATCTGTATAAAACCTGAACATCACTGAATAATTCCCATCTGGCACAAACTTCCCAGATGCATCAGTTAGCCTCCCCTGAAAGTTGATTAACTTGGGCACATCGGCAGAAGCTGAAACACAGACTAACAGCCACACCATCACTCCCAAAAACAAAGCACGCTGACGCATAAGACCCTCCTTGAGGTATTGAAGTTAAAAGTTTTGCTGACAATCTCGATTTGTCAAATCCCAGTTGAAGAAAATATCGGAGTCAAAATTGATTGTCAAGTGAAAAGAGTTAGATTGTAAGGGCAGGCACTCGTACCTGCCCTTTTAACTGACGTCTAACATCTCATTTCTGACTCACTTTTTCTTGAACAGGGTATAAAGGCAAGTTAATGCCAAAAATTGAAGAAAAATTAACCTTTTTTTGGGCAAAACGCTTGACTTATTTGGATTAGTTTGTATTATGTCATATTGGTGTAAGAAAAGTTAATTCTTTTCTGGAGGTAAGAAAGATGAGGTTCTGGCGCAAGCCCTTAGATGCTGATAAGCTCCAGATTCCACACGGTGAAATTCACATAATCAGGGAAAGATGTAAAGGTTGCGGCTTCTGCGTTGAATACTGCCCCAAAGACGTTTTAGAGCTTTCCACTGAATTCAACTTAAAAGGTTATCATCCCCCGGCTGCGAAAAACGCGGAAGCCTGCGTTCACTGTGGACTTTGCGAGCTTTTATGTCCTGAATTCGCTTTATTTGTCTTAGAAAAAAAGGAAGACCAAAAGGAGGTGGAGAAAATTGAAAGCTGATCCCAAAAGGGTCTTAACCGGGGCTCACTATTTAGATGGAGACCATGCAGCTGCAGAAGGGGCTTTAGCTGCAGGGTGTACTTTTGTGGCTGGGTATCCAATAACTCCATCCACTGAAGTGGTGGAGAGGATGGCAGAGAGG
Coding sequences within it:
- the sucD gene encoding succinate--CoA ligase subunit alpha gives rise to the protein MSILVDKNTRLVVQGITGRDGAFHTKQMLDYGTKVVAGVTPGKAGEKVEGVPVFNSVKEAVEKTKANTSVIYVPSKFAVDAIYEAANAGIKLVICIAEGIPTTEMLKVYHYLKNTDTRLVGPNSPGVITPGVAKVGIMPGQIHKKGSIGVVSRSGTLTYEVAYNLTLNGLGQSTSLGIGGDPIIGTNFIDVLELFQKDPQTEGIVLIGEIGGTDEEKAAAYIKKYVTKPVVAFIAGRTAPPGKRMGHAGAIISGGSGTAAEKVAAFNKVGIKVAESPAEIAILMKKELEKRKSKPKVKKVLAKKKKAVKKVKGQRRKRK
- a CDS encoding 4Fe-4S binding protein — protein: MRFWRKPLDADKLQIPHGEIHIIRERCKGCGFCVEYCPKDVLELSTEFNLKGYHPPAAKNAEACVHCGLCELLCPEFALFVLEKKEDQKEVEKIES